A genome region from Deltaproteobacteria bacterium includes the following:
- the mgtE gene encoding magnesium transporter, with protein MLPEPAPERLTVDELRDVWSALSAEERAEGFIVLARDEAGEFFQSLDPLGQAQILERVPPGEKRLWIRLLAPDDVADVLQETDEEHRPELLALLDETTRREVNALMAYAEDDAGGLMSPRFARIRADMQVDEAIRYLQKQGRSHLETIYYIYVLDSAQRLIGVVSFRDLFASPPDKPVREIMNPEPVAVRADMDQEAVAALFKQHSFLALPVVDADGKMQGIVTLDDIVDVVQEEATEDAQKFGGMEALDAPYLQTGLWEMIKKRGGWLTLLFAGEMLTTGAMARYEDDITKAVVLAVFIPLIISSGGNSGSQAATLVIRAMALGEVRLRDWTRIIRREIGAGFGLGMILALLGLSKILLWEFLFDSYGDHSGLLALTVGSSLVGVVLWGTIAGSMLPFIIRRFGFDPASASAPFVATLVDVSGLIIYFTAAQIFLGGTLL; from the coding sequence ATGCTGCCCGAACCGGCCCCCGAACGCCTCACGGTCGATGAACTGCGCGATGTCTGGTCCGCGCTGTCGGCCGAGGAGCGCGCCGAGGGGTTCATCGTTCTCGCCCGCGACGAGGCCGGGGAGTTCTTCCAGAGCCTCGATCCGCTCGGGCAGGCACAAATTCTGGAGCGTGTCCCCCCTGGTGAAAAGCGGCTGTGGATCCGGCTTCTCGCCCCGGACGACGTGGCCGACGTCCTGCAGGAAACGGACGAGGAGCACCGCCCCGAACTCCTCGCCCTGCTCGACGAAACCACGCGCCGGGAAGTGAATGCCCTCATGGCCTACGCCGAGGACGATGCCGGCGGCCTGATGAGCCCCCGGTTCGCCCGGATCCGGGCCGACATGCAGGTGGACGAGGCGATCCGGTACCTCCAGAAGCAGGGCCGGTCGCACCTGGAAACGATCTACTACATCTATGTGCTGGATTCGGCCCAGCGGCTGATCGGCGTCGTCTCGTTCCGGGACCTTTTTGCCTCCCCCCCCGACAAGCCGGTGCGGGAGATCATGAACCCCGAGCCCGTCGCCGTCCGGGCGGACATGGACCAGGAGGCCGTCGCGGCCCTGTTCAAGCAGCACAGCTTCCTGGCGCTGCCGGTCGTCGATGCCGACGGCAAGATGCAGGGCATCGTCACTCTGGACGACATCGTGGACGTGGTTCAGGAAGAGGCCACCGAGGACGCCCAGAAGTTCGGCGGTATGGAGGCCCTCGACGCGCCCTACCTCCAGACCGGCCTGTGGGAGATGATCAAAAAACGGGGCGGCTGGCTGACCCTGCTGTTCGCGGGCGAGATGCTGACAACGGGTGCGATGGCCCGCTACGAGGACGACATCACCAAGGCCGTCGTGCTCGCGGTGTTCATCCCGCTCATTATTTCGAGCGGCGGCAACTCCGGCTCGCAGGCGGCCACGCTGGTGATCCGCGCCATGGCTCTTGGCGAAGTCCGCCTTCGTGACTGGACCCGGATCATCCGCAGGGAGATCGGCGCGGGCTTCGGGCTGGGAATGATTCTCGCCCTGCTGGGACTGTCCAAGATACTGTTGTGGGAGTTCCTGTTCGACAGCTATGGCGACCACTCCGGGCTTCTGGCCCTCACCGTCGGCAGCAGCCTTGTCGGCGTCGTCCTGTGGGGAACGATTGCAGGCTCGATGCTTCCGTTCATCATCCGCCGGTTCGGGTTCGACCCCGCCAGCGCATCGGCCCCGTTCGTGGCGACGCTGGTCGACGTCTCTGGACTCATCATCTACTTTACCGCCGCCCAGATTTTCCTCGGCGGGACGCTTCTCTAG
- a CDS encoding segregation/condensation protein A, translated as MAEVLMTAGTEEQFESEFDYDLELPLFEGPLDLLLHLVQKSRVNIFDIRISLITEQYLEYIELMKELNIDMAGEFLAMAAELARIKSKMLIPVEDTGEEAEAEPPWAELQRRLIEYQRFKEAAIELGKRDILGRDTFTRELPVEEKLPPGEETIEPVEFMGLLRAFKKVLERLPEANLKEVAREEITIRARVMQLIDGLRSGGRRQFTSLFAGDRNRQQVVITFLAILELARLRMVRIEQGAGEDEFWIDPRETLDAEHAQAALGNTEEEGGGYRG; from the coding sequence ATGGCTGAAGTGCTTATGACTGCCGGAACCGAAGAACAGTTCGAGAGCGAGTTCGACTACGACCTTGAGCTTCCGCTCTTTGAAGGGCCGCTCGACCTGCTGCTTCACCTCGTCCAGAAAAGCCGCGTCAACATCTTCGACATCCGGATTTCGCTCATCACCGAGCAGTATCTCGAGTACATCGAGCTGATGAAGGAGCTCAATATCGACATGGCGGGCGAGTTCCTCGCCATGGCGGCCGAACTCGCCCGCATCAAGTCGAAAATGCTGATTCCCGTGGAAGACACCGGTGAGGAGGCCGAGGCGGAGCCCCCTTGGGCCGAACTCCAGCGGCGGCTGATCGAATACCAGCGGTTCAAGGAAGCGGCCATCGAACTGGGCAAGCGGGATATTCTGGGCCGCGATACCTTCACCCGCGAACTGCCCGTCGAGGAAAAGCTCCCGCCCGGCGAGGAGACCATCGAGCCGGTCGAGTTCATGGGCCTGTTGCGCGCATTCAAGAAGGTTCTGGAGCGGCTGCCAGAAGCCAACCTCAAGGAAGTCGCCCGCGAGGAGATCACGATCCGGGCCCGCGTCATGCAGCTGATTGACGGGCTGAGGTCCGGCGGCCGGCGCCAGTTCACCTCGCTGTTCGCCGGCGACCGGAACCGCCAGCAGGTGGTCATCACTTTCCTCGCCATCCTGGAACTGGCACGCCTCCGCATGGTCCGCATCGAGCAGGGTGCCGGCGAGGACGAATTCTGGATCGACCCGCGTGAAACCCTGGATGCGGAGCACGCACAGGCTGCACTGGGCAATACCGAGGAAGAAGGCGGCGGATACCGTGGCTAG
- a CDS encoding YifB family Mg chelatase-like AAA ATPase encodes MLAVTRSAAVLGIDAYPVGVEVDLQLGLPHVSTVGLAEAAVREGKDRVRAAVKNSGFDFPGRHVTISLTPADIRKDGSALDLPIAIAILAATGQAPAGRLSGFLLMGELSLDGALRPVRGVLPVAALAARLKVEGLLVPRENAAEAAVVTGLRVIPVQTLTEVVKFLAGELEIGPARPAPPPEAPPLAATDLQDIRGQEHAKRALEVAAAGGHNILLIGPPGAGKTMLARRFPTILPPLNFEEALETSKVHSVLGMLPRGGGLLRERPFRAPHHTLSDAGLIGGGAIPKPGEVSLATNGVLFLDELPEFQRNVLEVLRQPLEEGHVTLSRAAVSLTYPAKFMLVAAMNPCPCGYLGDAFHECTCSVEQIRRYRSRISGPLLDRIDIQVEVGAVRYRDLADTRRGEKSSEVLKRVVEARQVQSRRFSRSGIHVNARMTPALRREQCPLAPEAERLMERVVDRLGLSARAWDRIIKVGRTIADLDGSDIIGPAHLAEAVQYRSLDRPLRQEAA; translated from the coding sequence ATGCTGGCTGTTACCCGGAGTGCCGCCGTGCTGGGAATTGACGCCTATCCGGTCGGGGTCGAGGTGGATCTGCAACTGGGGCTTCCGCATGTCTCGACAGTGGGGCTCGCCGAGGCGGCCGTTCGGGAGGGAAAGGACCGGGTACGGGCGGCGGTGAAGAACTCCGGCTTCGACTTTCCCGGCCGGCACGTGACGATCAGCCTTACCCCCGCCGATATCCGGAAGGACGGCTCGGCGCTGGACCTCCCGATTGCCATTGCGATCCTGGCTGCCACCGGACAGGCACCCGCTGGCCGCCTTTCCGGGTTTCTCCTCATGGGCGAGCTGTCGCTGGATGGCGCGCTCCGTCCGGTGCGGGGCGTGCTGCCCGTGGCGGCACTCGCCGCTCGTCTCAAGGTTGAGGGGCTTCTGGTGCCGCGGGAGAACGCCGCCGAGGCGGCCGTCGTGACGGGGCTCAGGGTTATTCCCGTGCAGACATTGACCGAAGTGGTGAAGTTCCTCGCTGGAGAGCTGGAAATCGGACCGGCCAGACCGGCTCCGCCGCCAGAGGCCCCGCCACTGGCGGCGACCGACTTGCAGGACATCAGGGGGCAGGAGCACGCCAAGCGGGCGCTGGAGGTGGCCGCAGCCGGTGGGCACAACATCCTGCTGATCGGACCGCCGGGGGCGGGCAAGACGATGCTCGCCCGCAGGTTCCCGACGATCCTGCCGCCGCTCAACTTCGAGGAGGCCCTCGAAACGAGCAAGGTCCACTCTGTCCTGGGGATGCTTCCCAGGGGCGGTGGCCTTCTGCGCGAGCGCCCGTTCCGGGCCCCGCACCATACGCTCTCGGATGCGGGGCTGATCGGCGGTGGCGCGATTCCCAAGCCGGGCGAGGTGTCGCTCGCCACCAACGGCGTGCTGTTTCTCGACGAACTGCCGGAGTTCCAGCGCAACGTGCTGGAAGTCCTCCGGCAGCCGCTGGAGGAGGGCCATGTGACCCTTTCGAGGGCGGCCGTTTCGCTCACCTATCCGGCGAAGTTCATGCTGGTCGCGGCGATGAACCCGTGCCCCTGCGGCTATCTGGGTGATGCGTTCCATGAGTGCACCTGCTCGGTCGAGCAGATCCGGCGCTACCGCTCGCGGATATCGGGCCCGCTGCTGGACCGGATCGACATCCAGGTGGAGGTGGGCGCGGTCCGGTACCGGGACCTTGCCGACACCCGGCGCGGGGAAAAATCGTCCGAGGTGCTGAAACGGGTGGTGGAGGCGAGGCAGGTCCAGTCCCGCCGGTTCTCCCGCAGCGGCATCCATGTCAACGCCCGGATGACCCCGGCCCTCCGGCGAGAACAGTGTCCGCTGGCCCCGGAAGCCGAGCGGCTCATGGAGCGGGTGGTGGACCGGCTGGGTCTTTCGGCCCGGGCCTGGGACCGGATCATCAAGGTGGGCCGGACGATCGCCGACCTGGACGGCTCCGATATCATCGGTCCGGCGCATCTGGCCGAGGCGGTCCAGTACCGGAGTCTCGACCGGCCGCTCAGGCAGGAGGCCGCGTAA
- the scpB gene encoding SMC-Scp complex subunit ScpB, giving the protein MARKNEQEETGTVTEGGDNPAPRQKLPPERLRSVVESLLFVNGRPLRASDLAAAIPETTKKELEKLLAQWAKEEPGEGRGVQIVAVAGGYQVRTIPENAAWIRRLSGTRLFRLTQPSLETLAIVAYKQPVTRAEIDEVRGVDSGAVIRALQERKFIRAVGTKDVPGHPELLGTTAEFLEFFGLESLEQMPPLKEILEQKSEEITENVPDGPFAAHTTSQGLSFADLEARLPPPPLEDDEMDDIPDVPKTSVDDAGKV; this is encoded by the coding sequence GTGGCTAGGAAAAACGAGCAGGAAGAGACCGGAACCGTGACGGAGGGGGGCGACAACCCCGCGCCGCGCCAGAAGCTGCCGCCTGAACGGCTGCGGTCGGTCGTGGAAAGCCTCCTGTTCGTGAACGGCCGCCCGCTCCGGGCCTCCGACCTCGCGGCCGCCATTCCGGAAACGACGAAGAAGGAACTTGAAAAGCTGCTCGCCCAGTGGGCGAAGGAAGAACCCGGCGAGGGCCGGGGCGTGCAGATCGTGGCCGTCGCGGGCGGCTATCAGGTCCGCACGATACCGGAGAACGCCGCCTGGATCCGCCGGCTGTCGGGCACCCGGCTGTTCCGCCTGACCCAGCCTTCCCTCGAAACGCTCGCCATCGTCGCCTACAAGCAGCCCGTGACCCGGGCCGAGATCGACGAGGTCCGCGGGGTCGATTCGGGTGCCGTGATCCGGGCGCTTCAGGAGCGCAAGTTCATCCGCGCCGTCGGCACCAAGGACGTCCCCGGCCACCCCGAACTGCTGGGCACCACGGCCGAATTCCTGGAGTTCTTCGGCCTCGAATCCCTGGAACAGATGCCGCCGCTCAAGGAAATCCTCGAACAGAAGTCCGAGGAAATCACCGAGAACGTCCCCGATGGGCCCTTCGCCGCCCACACGACGAGCCAAGGGCTCTCGTTCGCCGACCTCGAAGCCCGCCTTCCGCCCCCGCCCCTTGAGGACGACGAGATGGACGACATCCCCGACGTTCCCAAGACCAGCGTGGACGACGCGGGGAAGGTGTGA